From the genome of Scytonema hofmannii PCC 7110, one region includes:
- the psaC gene encoding photosystem I iron-sulfur center protein PsaC, whose protein sequence is MSHTVKIYDTCIGCTQCVRACPTDVLEMVPWDGCKAAQVASSPRTEDCVGCKRCETACPTDFLSIRVYLGAETTRSMGLAY, encoded by the coding sequence ATGTCTCATACCGTAAAAATCTACGATACCTGCATTGGTTGCACACAATGTGTCCGTGCTTGTCCCACAGACGTACTAGAAATGGTGCCTTGGGATGGCTGTAAAGCGGCGCAAGTTGCCTCATCACCCCGTACAGAGGACTGTGTGGGTTGCAAGCGGTGTGAAACTGCTTGTCCCACCGACTTTTTAAGCATCCGGGTTTACTTGGGTGCTGAAACCACTCGCAGTATGGGTCTGGCTTACTAA